The genomic segment ACGAGCGACCCCGTGTTCGTCGAACGGGCTTCGGGCACGCCAACACCCACGCATACGCCAACGGTGACGGACACCATCTTGCCGTCCCCGACGCCGACCGCCACTTCGACCCCTACTGCGACCTTGACTGCAGTGCCGACTGGGACGCCGACAGCAACCATGGACCCTGACCCCACCCCCACGGGGACGCCGGCCGCCGGGGGTCGCCTCTGGCTCCCCCTGATCCTGGCGCCGTAGACGACGGGATGCGTGTTATCCTCCCTGAATGGGCTGGGGAGAGCCTGTCCGACGTAACAGAGTAGAGGGAGCATGCGGATGGCAAGACGAGCGCTTGTACTGCTGACGGTGCTGATATTGGCGGCGGTAATTTGGCCGGCCGGGGGCGGGACGACCGCCGACCAGACGCCGGCACTGCCCTTCTACGGCATCCAGTTCCGCGATATCCTTTCTCAGCGGGACCTGCTGGCGCCGGCGGGGAATGCCGGCGCGGAGCTGATCCGGGTCAACCTGCGCTGGGCCGAGGTCGAGCCGACGAACACTGATCCACCGACCTACGTGTGGGACAAGTACGATGCACTGTTCGGCGCCATGGCGCAGGCCGGCTTTGCCATCATGGTCACCGTGCGTGACAACCCCTCTTGGGCGGCCACGACTCCCTGTGGGCCGATCGATAAAGTGCCGGCGGGCCGGCTGGTCAGCTTCCTGCAGGCGGCAGTGGCGCGCTACAGCGGCGCGCCCTATCACATCAAGTATTGGGAGCTGTACAACGAGCCGGACAATCAGCGCCCCGATATGCACCAGCAGGGCGGATGCTGGGGCCAATATCCGGCACAATACGCCGCACTGCTGGGCCAGGCCTACCCCGCGGTGAAGGCCGTTGACCCGCAGGCACAGGTGGTCTTCGGCGGCCTGGCGCTGGAACTGCTGGAAGACTATTTCAACCATATGTTCCTGAACCAGGTGCTGGACAGCCCTGGCGGCAAGCAGTTTGACCTGATGAATTTCCACTATTATCGGGCGTTTCACTGGCGCTGGGACCCCTTCGGGAAAGACCTCATCGGCAAGACGGCCTATGTGCGCGGGGAGATGGCGCAGGCCGGCCTGCAGAAACCCATCATCCTGACCGAGGTGGGCTATCCCAGCGCGGGGCCGGCCGAGGATGGGCAGGATTACAGCGAGGAGGCCAGCAGTCGCTATCTGGTGCAGGCCCATGCCCGCGCCCACGCCGCCGGCCTGCGCGCCGTCGTCTGGTTCGAGATGATGGACGACCCGAACGACCCGCGCAAGTACGGCCTCCTGCGGGCGGATGGTTCTGCAAAGCCCTCGTACACGGCCTATCAGACCTTCACCCGCGAGCTGGCCGGCCTGCCCTATCTGCGCGATGCCTCACAGGGCACGCTGGAGGCCTATGCGTTCGACGCCGGCGATCGAGAGAAGCTCGTCTGCTGGAGCGAGACGGTCACGCAGACGATGTCCCTGCCGGCCGACGGTGTATGGATCGTGGACAAAGCCGGCCGGCGGAGCGGCGTCCTGGATGGTTCGCCCGAGGACCTGGACGGCCGGCGGGACGGCATCACCAGCTTTCCCGTCGGACCGGACCCGCGCATCGTCTATCCCCTGATGCGCTCGGAACTCCCCGGGCCGGCGGCCTATCTGCCGCGCATGTCCCGCGGCGCCCGCTGAAAAGAGCATATGGATTGGCGACTGGAATCCCTTTCTCAAGATGAGAGGCCGGCCGGCTGTCCGGTCTGCGGCTGTGGGGACTACAGGGAGCAGGAAGGGCTTCGTGACTGGCGGCTGGGCACCCCCGGCGAATATACCCTGCGGTACTGCCGGCACTGCGGCCTGGCCTGGATCGCCGACCCCAAGGAAGCGCCGCCTCTGCCGGCGGTGGAGCTGGCGCGGGCGCCGGCGCGTGCCGGCTGGCGGCGCTGGCTCAAACGGGCGGTCCTCTCCACCTGGAAGGGCTATCCGGCGCCGGCTCCCACCTGGCTGGCACGCTGGCTCGGTATGCTCGTCGGATGGCCCCTTGCCGGCCGCCTGTCCCTTCTCCCTCCTTACGTGCCTGGGGGCAGACTGCTGGACGTGGGGTGCGGCGCCGGCCAGTACGTCTGCGCGATGCGTGACCTGGGCTGGCGCGCGTTCGGGCTGGAGCCGGCGCTGATCCACGGCTCTGCCGGCGCGCCGGATGACGGGGCATTTGCCGCCGGCCGCGCCGAACAAATGCCCTTTGCCTCCGCACAGTTCGACGTTATCACCTTCTGGCACAGCCTGGAACACACCCTTTCTCCCCATACTGCACTGGCCGAGGCCCGGCGCCTTCTGCGGCCGGCGGGGCGGTTACTGCTGGAAGTGCCCAATCTGGACAGCCTGCAGGCGCGGGTCTTCGGCCGGTGGTGGGTGCATCTCGACGTGCCGCGGCACCGCTGTGATTTCACGCCGGCGGCACTGCGCCGTCTCCTGCAGGACACGGGGTATATGGACGTTATCCTGCGCTCGCGGCCTTCCGCGGTCGGCTGGGAAGGGAGCATCCGTAATTGGGCCTCTGCGCATGGGATCCATCTGCGGGGGGTAGGACCTTTGTTACGGCTGTTGGCACACCTGGCCGCCGGCTTGGAACAGATATGGGGGGCGGGGGGCGGTCTCTGGGCGAGCGCGCGGCCGGCGCCCGCGCCTGTGGTCCTGGGCAGTGCTGAACCCGGTGCGCCTCCCCAGTTATCCGTGATCATCGTTACCTGGAACTGCCGGCCGGCGCTGGAACGGTGTCTGGAATCCCTGCGGCCGGCGCTGGCGGGGCTTTCGGCGGAGATCATCGCGGCGGACAATGGCTCCGCGGACGGCACGGTCGAGTGGCTGTGCCGGCAGGCACCCGACGTGCGTGTGCTGACCTTCCCGGAGAACCTGGGCTATGCCGCGGCGGCCAACCGCGCCGCACAGCTTGCGCGCGGGGAGTATCTCTGGTTCCTCAATCCCGATACCGTCGTGGAGCTAGGTGCGGTGAAGGCGCTCCTCAATGGGATGGCAGATCATCCCCGGGCCGGGGTTGTCGGCCCCCAACTGCTGACGGCAGATGGCAGGACGTATCCCCTCTCTGCGCGGCGGTTCCCCACCCTCTGGACGGAACTGCTGGAAAAGGCCGGCCTGCGGGGTCCATCCTTTTCCCGGCTTGCGCTCATGCTCGGAGATGAAACCGCTGAGGCGCCGGCGGTGTCCGGGGCGGCGATGTGCGTGCGCCGGCCGGCCTGGGAGGCAGTCGGCGGGTTCGATGAGCGCTATTTCCTGTATGCGGAGGACATGGACATTTGTCAGGCCTTGCGCGCCGCCGGCTGGCAGGTATATTATGTGGGGCAGGCAAAGGTGATTCATTTGGGGGGCAGAAGCAGTGCCCTGTGTCCGGAGGAGGCCGGCGTGCAGGCGCTGGTCAGCCTCCTGCGCTATTTCCGCAAGCAACACGGCCGGCTGGCGGGGCATGCCTACCGCTGGATGATCACCCTGTTATCCCTGATGAAGATGGCGATAATGGGGCCGGCCGGGCTGTTCGTGCCGGCGGCGCGCGCCAAAACGGCACTCCAGTGGCGGGTGCTCAAGCGCTTGTGGCGGGAGCCTATGATTGGGTGATGCAGGCGGGGCAGGTGGTGATGTTCTTGCGAAGCAGTGGCGAATGCGCCGGCATCGAGCGCCGGCTGATATATATCTCGCAGGCGCTGACAGCGGCCGGCTTCCAGCCACTGCTGGGCCTGCTGTACCGCCGGCGGCCCGGCCGGCCGGACGAGCACCCGGCCGCGCGGTTCGCCGCGGCGCAGGGGGTACCGGCGGTGCAGATACCCGATCCCGCCCCCTGGTCATCGAGAGCCGTCGGTTCCCTGCGCATCATGTTCCGGCAGGAACGCCCGCCGGCTGTGCACTGCAACGATTACCGCAGTGATATGCTGGCATGGGCAGCGCGGGGGAGGGGACTTGACATAACTCTCATAAGCACCTGTCACGGGCATACGGGCGCCACCGCCCGGGTGCGCTCGTACGAGCTTTTGGACCGACTGCTCCTGCCGCGCTTTGACTGGGTCGTCGGGGTGTCGGAGTATCAATGCCGGCTCCTGCGCCGGTGGGGGGTGCCGGCGGAGCGCATCCGCTACTTGCCCAATTTTATCGAGCCGGGGTGGGAGGCCGGGGATGCCGGTGCGTGGCGGGCGGAGACGCGCCGGCGGCTGGGACTGGCGGAGGGCCAGCCGGTGCTGG from the Anaerolineae bacterium genome contains:
- a CDS encoding glycosyltransferase produces the protein MDWRLESLSQDERPAGCPVCGCGDYREQEGLRDWRLGTPGEYTLRYCRHCGLAWIADPKEAPPLPAVELARAPARAGWRRWLKRAVLSTWKGYPAPAPTWLARWLGMLVGWPLAGRLSLLPPYVPGGRLLDVGCGAGQYVCAMRDLGWRAFGLEPALIHGSAGAPDDGAFAAGRAEQMPFASAQFDVITFWHSLEHTLSPHTALAEARRLLRPAGRLLLEVPNLDSLQARVFGRWWVHLDVPRHRCDFTPAALRRLLQDTGYMDVILRSRPSAVGWEGSIRNWASAHGIHLRGVGPLLRLLAHLAAGLEQIWGAGGGLWASARPAPAPVVLGSAEPGAPPQLSVIIVTWNCRPALERCLESLRPALAGLSAEIIAADNGSADGTVEWLCRQAPDVRVLTFPENLGYAAAANRAAQLARGEYLWFLNPDTVVELGAVKALLNGMADHPRAGVVGPQLLTADGRTYPLSARRFPTLWTELLEKAGLRGPSFSRLALMLGDETAEAPAVSGAAMCVRRPAWEAVGGFDERYFLYAEDMDICQALRAAGWQVYYVGQAKVIHLGGRSSALCPEEAGVQALVSLLRYFRKQHGRLAGHAYRWMITLLSLMKMAIMGPAGLFVPAARAKTALQWRVLKRLWREPMIG
- a CDS encoding cellulase family glycosylhydrolase; protein product: MARRALVLLTVLILAAVIWPAGGGTTADQTPALPFYGIQFRDILSQRDLLAPAGNAGAELIRVNLRWAEVEPTNTDPPTYVWDKYDALFGAMAQAGFAIMVTVRDNPSWAATTPCGPIDKVPAGRLVSFLQAAVARYSGAPYHIKYWELYNEPDNQRPDMHQQGGCWGQYPAQYAALLGQAYPAVKAVDPQAQVVFGGLALELLEDYFNHMFLNQVLDSPGGKQFDLMNFHYYRAFHWRWDPFGKDLIGKTAYVRGEMAQAGLQKPIILTEVGYPSAGPAEDGQDYSEEASSRYLVQAHARAHAAGLRAVVWFEMMDDPNDPRKYGLLRADGSAKPSYTAYQTFTRELAGLPYLRDASQGTLEAYAFDAGDREKLVCWSETVTQTMSLPADGVWIVDKAGRRSGVLDGSPEDLDGRRDGITSFPVGPDPRIVYPLMRSELPGPAAYLPRMSRGAR
- a CDS encoding glycosyltransferase family 4 protein; the protein is MMQAGQVVMFLRSSGECAGIERRLIYISQALTAAGFQPLLGLLYRRRPGRPDEHPAARFAAAQGVPAVQIPDPAPWSSRAVGSLRIMFRQERPPAVHCNDYRSDMLAWAARGRGLDITLISTCHGHTGATARVRSYELLDRLLLPRFDWVVGVSEYQCRLLRRWGVPAERIRYLPNFIEPGWEAGDAGAWRAETRRRLGLAEGQPVLGYFGRDSREKGLDVLLKAFLPIRRERPDARVLVVGPERRLSAGDGIIWAGFQPDIRPWLSACDLVIVPSRREAFGLSALEALALGRPVSASRVGGLPEIVREGVGGRLVPPGDAAALAEAVLEALAAPERLGEWGEAGRRDVWSRYRAEAVLPQWVELYRTLGSGQRGKRIGRV